One genomic segment of Borrelia miyamotoi includes these proteins:
- a CDS encoding DUF192 domain-containing protein, which produces MSCSNHVYNKEIIINDTSFFVKLAVDDLTRTRGYMGTKSINENNGMLFIFKGERNLSFWMKDTSVPLEIAYIDSAGVIKEICSLVPFSEKAVNSRHKVKYALEVPRGSFSRFKIKVGDKVKFTFDVDSLIVE; this is translated from the coding sequence ATGTCCTGTTCTAATCATGTTTATAACAAGGAAATTATCATAAATGATACTAGCTTTTTTGTTAAGCTTGCGGTTGATGATCTTACTAGGACTAGGGGATATATGGGAACTAAGAGCATAAATGAGAATAATGGTATGCTTTTTATTTTTAAGGGGGAGAGAAATTTATCTTTTTGGATGAAAGATACTTCTGTTCCACTTGAAATCGCTTATATTGATTCTGCAGGGGTTATTAAAGAAATTTGCAGTTTGGTTCCTTTTTCAGAAAAAGCTGTAAATTCTAGACATAAGGTTAAGTATGCACTTGAGGTCCCAAGAGGCTCTTTTTCTAGATTTAAAATTAAAGTGGGTGATAAAGTGAAGTTCACTTTTGATGTTGACTCTTTAATTGTAGAATAG
- the secF gene encoding protein translocase subunit SecF, producing MQRVFNFFNYGNKVIIVSFCIISLGFIYTFMYHGGYNWGIDFSSGVSINFVIDKVGIKDYEIKRLLSSVYKIFDVNEIISSDASKSHFSIIVKSDITDYALKKEIQRTLVDRLHMEFGVDIEILDSYFIDSSFSSFLRAKSMLLVFLTFTLILIYVALRFRLSYAVSSIFATVHDILFVVAFLGVFRIEINSSIIVSILTIIGYSLNDTIIIFDRVRENSKSIPYTSFLNVLSVSIRQILSRTILTSITTFVVVLSIYVFTEGAIKDFALIFMVGVVVGTYSSIFIASTILLSFNKKIK from the coding sequence ATGCAAAGGGTGTTTAATTTTTTTAATTATGGAAATAAAGTTATTATAGTTAGTTTTTGTATTATTTCCTTGGGCTTTATTTATACTTTTATGTATCATGGTGGATATAATTGGGGCATAGATTTTTCTTCAGGTGTTAGTATTAATTTTGTGATAGATAAAGTTGGTATTAAGGATTATGAAATAAAAAGATTACTCTCTTCAGTTTATAAAATATTTGATGTTAATGAAATTATTTCAAGTGATGCTTCTAAGAGCCATTTTTCCATTATAGTGAAGTCAGATATTACTGATTATGCTTTAAAAAAAGAGATTCAACGTACTTTAGTAGATAGGTTACATATGGAGTTTGGTGTTGATATTGAAATTCTTGATTCTTATTTTATTGATTCAAGTTTTTCATCTTTTTTAAGGGCAAAATCAATGTTATTGGTTTTTTTAACATTTACGCTTATTTTGATTTATGTAGCATTGAGATTTAGGTTAAGTTATGCTGTTTCATCAATCTTTGCAACGGTACACGACATACTTTTTGTAGTTGCTTTTTTAGGGGTTTTTAGAATAGAGATAAATAGCTCAATAATTGTTTCTATACTGACGATTATCGGTTATTCTTTAAATGACACAATAATTATTTTTGATAGAGTTAGAGAAAATTCTAAAAGTATTCCATATACTTCGTTTTTAAATGTTTTAAGTGTAAGTATTAGGCAAATTTTATCAAGGACCATTTTAACATCTATTACAACATTTGTTGTGGTGCTTTCTATTTATGTGTTTACTGAGGGTGCTATTAAAGATTTTGCTTTAATATTTATGGTAGGTGTTGTTGTTGGTACTTATTCTTCAATTTTTATAGCTTCTACTATTCTTTTAAGTTTTAATAAAAAAATTAAATAG
- the era gene encoding GTPase Era: MKSGFISIIGRPTTGKSTLLNSICGHQISIISSTPQTTRNKIKGIFTDKRGQIIFIDTPGFHLSKKKFNTALMSNVYSAIKETELILYVIDIQDEPGIEENEILTIISKSKINFLVIINKIDLQKTKEREIMLFLKARGIKKENIIKISAEKKINIETIKDKIYANLKEGPIYYPEEYYTDQEMHLRISEIIRGITIKRLKEELPYSLYTEIEILEERKNKLFIKTNIIVAGESQKGIIVGRGGKGIKVIGEESRKVISKIFEKKCDLFLQVKLRKNWNKNPKIIKNLIN; the protein is encoded by the coding sequence ATGAAATCAGGATTTATATCAATAATAGGTAGACCTACAACAGGAAAATCTACACTTTTAAATTCAATATGTGGACACCAAATATCAATTATTTCATCTACTCCACAAACAACTAGAAACAAAATAAAAGGAATATTTACAGACAAAAGAGGTCAAATTATTTTCATAGACACACCGGGATTTCATCTAAGTAAAAAAAAATTTAATACAGCACTGATGAGTAACGTATATTCTGCAATTAAAGAGACAGAATTAATTCTTTATGTAATTGATATTCAAGATGAACCTGGTATTGAAGAAAATGAAATACTAACAATTATTAGTAAATCCAAAATTAATTTTCTAGTAATCATCAACAAAATTGACCTTCAAAAAACAAAAGAAAGAGAAATAATGCTATTTTTAAAAGCAAGAGGAATAAAAAAAGAAAATATTATAAAAATCTCCGCTGAAAAAAAAATTAATATTGAAACAATCAAAGATAAAATTTACGCAAATCTCAAAGAAGGACCTATTTACTATCCAGAAGAATATTATACAGATCAAGAAATGCACCTAAGAATCAGTGAAATAATTAGAGGAATAACTATTAAAAGACTCAAAGAAGAATTACCATATTCCTTATATACAGAAATTGAAATTTTAGAAGAGAGAAAAAATAAACTTTTCATTAAAACAAACATTATTGTAGCTGGAGAGAGTCAAAAGGGCATAATAGTTGGCAGGGGAGGAAAAGGAATAAAAGTAATTGGAGAAGAATCAAGAAAAGTAATATCAAAAATATTTGAAAAAAAATGTGACCTGTTTTTACAAGTAAAATTAAGAAAAAATTGGAACAAAAATCCTAAAATAATTAAAAACCTAATAAATTAA
- the gpmA gene encoding 2,3-diphosphoglycerate-dependent phosphoglycerate mutase yields MYKLVLVRHGESEWNKENLFTGWTDVKLSEKGISEALEGGKVLKQEGYSFDIAFSSMLLRANDTLNIILSELDQSYIDIEKSWRLNERHYGALQGLSKTETAEKYGEDKVLIWRRSYDVAPMPLKESDKRHPIHDLRYKGIPKRELPSTECLKDTVVRVIPYWTDKIAKAIIEEKRVIIVAHGNSLRALVKYLDNMSDDDILKLNIPTGIPLVYELDKDLNPIKHYYLGDEDKIKSAMESVANQGKKK; encoded by the coding sequence ATGTATAAATTAGTTTTAGTTCGGCATGGTGAGAGTGAATGGAATAAAGAAAATCTTTTTACAGGTTGGACTGATGTTAAGCTTTCTGAAAAAGGTATTTCTGAAGCTTTAGAGGGGGGTAAAGTTCTTAAACAAGAGGGCTATTCTTTTGATATTGCTTTTAGCTCAATGTTATTAAGGGCTAATGATACTTTAAATATTATTTTGAGTGAATTGGATCAATCTTACATTGATATAGAGAAGTCTTGGCGACTTAATGAGAGACATTATGGGGCTTTGCAGGGGTTAAGTAAAACTGAAACTGCTGAGAAGTATGGAGAAGATAAGGTTTTAATATGGAGACGTAGTTATGATGTTGCTCCTATGCCTTTAAAAGAGTCTGATAAGCGTCATCCAATTCATGACTTAAGGTATAAAGGAATTCCTAAAAGAGAGCTTCCTTCAACAGAATGTTTAAAGGATACTGTTGTAAGAGTGATACCATATTGGACAGATAAAATTGCTAAGGCTATTATTGAGGAAAAAAGGGTTATTATTGTTGCTCATGGTAATTCCTTAAGAGCTCTTGTTAAATATCTTGATAATATGAGTGATGATGACATTTTAAAGCTCAATATTCCAACTGGTATTCCTTTAGTTTATGAACTTGATAAAGATTTAAACCCTATTAAACATTACTATTTAGGGGATGAGGATAAAATTAAGTCAGCTATGGAATCTGTTGCTAATCAAGGTAAGAAAAAATAA
- the groL gene encoding chaperonin GroEL (60 kDa chaperone family; promotes refolding of misfolded polypeptides especially under stressful conditions; forms two stacked rings of heptamers to form a barrel-shaped 14mer; ends can be capped by GroES; misfolded proteins enter the barrel where they are refolded when GroES binds) gives MAKDIYFNEDARKNLLSGIEKLSNAVKVTLGPKGRNVLIDKKFGSPTVTKDGVSVAREIELDNAFENMGAQLLKEVAIKTNDLAGDGTTTATVLAYAIAREGLKNVSSGINPIGIKKGIDHAVTLAADKIRKSAKKITTKEEVAQVASISANNDTSIGEKIAEAMDRVGKDGVITVEESKTFDTTISYVEGMQFDRGYLSPYFSTNKENMSVNFDDAYILICEKKISTIKELLPILEKVLNTNKPLLIIAEDIEGEALAALVLNSVRGALKVCAIKAPGFGDRRKAILEDIAILTGGVLVSEELGLTLENIELEQLGQSKSVKVDKDNTTIINTGNKERIKERAELIKKQIEETSSEYDKEKLQERLAKLVGGVAVINVGAVTELELKEKKHRVEDALSATRAAVEEGVVPGGGSTLIEVAMYLDTVDTSKLTYEEKQGFEIVKRSLEEPMRQIISNAGFESSVYIHQIKTEKKGLGFDAANFKWVNMIESGIIDPAKVTRSALQNAASIAGLLLTTECAITEVKEEKSSAGGGGGYPMDPGMGMM, from the coding sequence ATGGCTAAAGACATATATTTTAATGAAGATGCTAGGAAAAATCTGCTCAGCGGCATTGAAAAATTATCAAATGCTGTAAAGGTAACTCTTGGTCCTAAAGGGAGAAATGTTTTAATTGATAAAAAATTTGGTTCTCCTACTGTTACAAAAGATGGAGTGAGTGTTGCTCGTGAGATTGAGCTTGATAATGCGTTTGAAAATATGGGAGCACAGCTTTTAAAAGAAGTTGCAATTAAGACAAATGATCTGGCTGGAGATGGAACTACTACGGCTACTGTGCTTGCTTATGCGATTGCAAGAGAAGGACTTAAAAATGTTTCTTCTGGAATTAATCCAATTGGAATAAAAAAAGGAATAGATCATGCTGTGACTTTAGCTGCTGATAAGATTCGCAAATCTGCTAAAAAAATTACTACTAAAGAAGAAGTTGCACAAGTGGCATCTATTTCTGCAAATAATGATACTTCAATAGGTGAAAAAATTGCTGAAGCAATGGATAGGGTTGGAAAAGATGGAGTTATTACTGTTGAAGAGTCAAAGACTTTTGATACTACAATTTCTTATGTTGAGGGAATGCAATTTGATAGAGGATATTTATCTCCTTATTTTTCTACAAATAAAGAAAATATGAGTGTAAACTTTGATGATGCTTACATCTTAATATGTGAAAAGAAAATTAGTACAATTAAAGAACTTTTGCCAATTCTTGAAAAAGTTTTAAATACAAATAAACCTTTGTTGATTATTGCTGAAGATATTGAGGGAGAGGCTCTTGCAGCGCTTGTTCTAAATAGCGTTCGTGGTGCTTTGAAGGTTTGTGCAATTAAAGCTCCTGGGTTTGGTGACAGACGCAAAGCAATTCTTGAAGACATTGCAATACTTACTGGAGGGGTGCTTGTTAGTGAGGAGTTGGGACTTACTCTTGAGAATATTGAACTTGAGCAGCTTGGACAATCTAAGTCAGTAAAAGTTGATAAAGATAATACTACAATTATTAATACTGGAAATAAAGAGCGAATAAAAGAGCGTGCTGAGCTTATTAAAAAACAAATTGAAGAAACAAGTTCTGAATACGATAAAGAAAAACTTCAAGAGCGTCTTGCAAAACTTGTTGGCGGAGTTGCTGTTATTAATGTTGGTGCTGTTACTGAATTGGAACTTAAGGAGAAAAAACATAGGGTTGAAGATGCTTTATCTGCGACTCGTGCTGCTGTTGAGGAAGGTGTTGTTCCTGGTGGTGGATCAACTCTTATTGAAGTTGCTATGTATCTTGATACAGTTGATACAAGTAAGCTTACTTATGAAGAGAAGCAAGGTTTTGAAATCGTAAAAAGGAGTCTTGAGGAGCCAATGAGACAAATAATATCTAATGCTGGATTTGAGAGCTCTGTTTATATTCATCAGATTAAAACTGAAAAGAAGGGACTTGGTTTTGATGCAGCTAACTTTAAATGGGTGAATATGATAGAGAGTGGTATAATTGATCCTGCCAAGGTTACAAGAAGTGCTCTTCAGAATGCAGCTTCAATTGCAGGATTGCTCTTGACAACAGAGTGTGCTATCACTGAAGTGAAGGAAGAAAAGAGTAGTGCTGGTGGTGGCGGCGGTTATCCTATGGATCCTGGAATGGGAATGATGTAA
- the yajC gene encoding preprotein translocase subunit YajC — protein sequence MFLLQDFSHNSSFFRSLLVFIPVIAIFWFLVISPQRKEEKKKKEMIKNLKKGDKVLTIGGIFGVIKKVSDSEVLLELNPTSEAKFIKSSIEKVIFDDSKSKNAGIKIN from the coding sequence ATGTTTTTATTACAAGATTTTAGCCATAACAGTAGTTTTTTTCGAAGTTTGTTGGTTTTTATTCCTGTAATTGCTATATTTTGGTTTTTAGTAATATCTCCTCAGCGCAAAGAAGAGAAGAAAAAAAAGGAGATGATCAAGAACCTTAAAAAAGGAGATAAGGTTTTGACTATAGGTGGAATTTTTGGAGTTATTAAAAAGGTTAGTGATTCCGAGGTTTTACTTGAGCTTAATCCAACTTCTGAAGCAAAATTTATAAAAAGTTCAATTGAAAAGGTTATTTTTGACGACAGTAAAAGTAAAAATGCAGGCATTAAAATCAATTAA
- the lysS gene encoding lysine--tRNA ligase, giving the protein MKTAHWADFYAKKIIEEKGDKKQYTVASGITPSGTVHIGNFREVISVDLVARALKDAGKNVRFIYSWDNYDVFRKVPNNMPDQKLLTSYLRQAITRVPDTKTNESSYAKANEIEFEKYLPTVGIEPEFIDQSLKYMLSDYSSQIKFALDHKDEIAKALNEYRTTKLADNWYPISVFCTKCNRDTTTIKSYNYCYSIEYYCECGNKESLDLRKTGAVKLPWRVDWPMRWKYEKVDFEPAGKDHHSSGGSFDTSKKIVKIFGGTPPITFQYDFISIKGHGGKISSSSGNVVSLKDVLEIYTPEVTRFLFASTKPNTEFSISFDLDVIKIYEDYDKFERVYYGIDKIKENKKEAFKRIYELSQPKSPDKEIPYQIGFRHLSVICQIFEGDKDKILKLLNDVKENQKEKLMKKIECAINWIKKFAPEDFKFSLRSTFDNIQPLNASNKQAITQLIDFLKQDFNNITEKEIQDKIYNIARENKIDPPLLFKQLYIILINKEKGPKLAGFIKTIGIKKFEEIVKHYI; this is encoded by the coding sequence ATGAAAACAGCACACTGGGCAGATTTTTATGCAAAAAAAATCATAGAAGAAAAGGGAGACAAAAAACAATATACAGTTGCATCAGGCATTACTCCATCAGGAACTGTACATATTGGAAATTTTAGAGAAGTAATTTCTGTTGATCTTGTAGCACGAGCATTAAAAGACGCAGGCAAAAATGTAAGATTTATCTACTCTTGGGATAATTATGATGTATTTAGAAAAGTACCTAACAATATGCCAGATCAGAAATTACTAACGTCCTATTTAAGACAAGCAATTACAAGAGTTCCTGACACTAAAACTAACGAGTCAAGCTATGCAAAAGCAAATGAAATAGAATTTGAAAAATATCTACCTACTGTAGGTATTGAGCCAGAATTTATAGATCAAAGCCTAAAGTACATGTTAAGTGATTATTCAAGTCAAATTAAGTTTGCATTAGATCATAAAGACGAAATAGCAAAAGCCCTAAATGAATATAGAACAACAAAACTTGCAGATAACTGGTATCCTATTAGTGTTTTTTGTACTAAATGCAACAGAGATACTACAACAATAAAAAGTTATAATTATTGCTACTCCATTGAATACTATTGCGAATGCGGAAATAAAGAATCACTTGACTTAAGAAAAACAGGAGCTGTAAAGCTTCCATGGAGGGTTGACTGGCCAATGAGATGGAAATACGAAAAAGTTGACTTCGAGCCTGCTGGGAAAGATCATCACAGTAGTGGAGGAAGCTTTGACACCTCAAAAAAGATTGTAAAAATTTTCGGAGGGACTCCTCCCATAACATTTCAATATGATTTCATATCAATCAAAGGACATGGTGGAAAAATATCCTCATCATCAGGAAATGTCGTATCACTAAAAGATGTACTTGAAATATATACTCCTGAAGTTACAAGATTCCTATTTGCATCAACAAAACCTAACACAGAGTTTTCAATATCATTTGATCTTGATGTAATAAAAATTTATGAAGACTACGATAAATTTGAAAGAGTATATTATGGAATTGATAAAATCAAAGAAAACAAAAAAGAAGCTTTCAAAAGAATTTATGAACTATCTCAACCAAAATCACCAGACAAAGAAATTCCTTATCAAATTGGTTTTAGACATTTAAGTGTAATTTGTCAAATCTTTGAAGGCGATAAAGACAAAATTTTAAAACTCTTAAATGATGTAAAAGAAAATCAAAAAGAAAAACTTATGAAAAAAATTGAGTGTGCCATTAACTGGATAAAAAAATTTGCACCTGAAGACTTTAAATTTTCATTAAGATCAACATTCGATAACATTCAGCCCTTAAATGCTAGCAATAAACAAGCAATAACACAATTAATAGATTTTCTAAAACAAGATTTTAATAATATAACTGAAAAAGAAATTCAAGATAAAATTTACAACATTGCAAGAGAAAACAAGATTGATCCCCCATTATTATTTAAGCAACTATATATTATATTAATTAATAAAGAAAAGGGACCAAAATTAGCAGGATTTATTAAAACAATTGGCATTAAAAAATTTGAAGAAATTGTAAAACACTATATTTAG
- the secD gene encoding protein translocase subunit SecD: MNRVSKFILILFVTSFAYFLIFPTLRWYFFTNDEDKRISSYSKEALRDYSKSKALSSLIQLKELYQKDPNGQIPDDLKYLIPISKNNYRIYGKNFPKSFNLKALRNGFLTDADIEELSLEIYRYYENIKKNKNGIIQLGLDLSGGMSITISLNYSGLEQKLGRTLSSLEKEDALERTMQILKERVDTFGLTEPKITKEAGGSKIFLDIPGEKDEKRVDSLLSGKGNLTFYVIDNEATSLLNDRVLEAGPLYSIADIKDSMRFGDNRKIFPLYVKDSYGIDDESTVRYYVVDSSIDSSFDGSHIRDAGISNNHQTGKEIVTFSLDNEGSEKFFRLTQRNVGKALAVVMEGKIKSVANINHAIAGGNVSIQGDSFDKREANELALVFKTAAFPVEINIDDLRIIGPTIGEKTVKLGIKASLLALVLVFLFMFVYYKMSGFVAAFSLVIYNLFLILAMLSAFNFTLTLTSIAGLVLTMGMAVDINIIIYERIKEEIKNGRKFERAFEDGFKKAFWAIMDSNITTFIAVLFLTLLGTGPIQGFAWSLSIGIVASLFSSLIFSRFILEFIMSLSKNKCVSISWSSNYAKGV, from the coding sequence ATGAATAGAGTCTCCAAATTTATATTAATATTGTTTGTAACATCATTTGCTTATTTTTTAATATTTCCTACTTTAAGATGGTATTTTTTTACTAATGATGAAGATAAAAGAATTAGCTCTTATTCGAAAGAGGCTTTAAGAGATTATTCTAAGAGTAAAGCCTTGAGCTCTCTTATTCAACTTAAGGAATTATATCAAAAAGATCCCAATGGTCAGATTCCAGATGATTTAAAGTATTTAATTCCAATTTCAAAAAATAACTATAGAATTTATGGAAAAAATTTTCCCAAATCTTTTAATCTCAAAGCCTTAAGGAATGGATTTTTGACAGATGCTGATATTGAAGAACTTAGTCTTGAAATTTATAGGTATTATGAAAATATCAAGAAAAATAAAAACGGAATAATACAACTTGGACTTGATTTATCTGGTGGAATGAGTATTACTATTTCTCTTAATTACTCAGGTCTTGAACAAAAGTTAGGGAGAACTTTAAGTTCTTTGGAGAAGGAAGACGCTCTTGAGCGTACGATGCAAATACTTAAAGAAAGGGTAGATACCTTTGGGCTTACAGAACCTAAGATTACAAAGGAAGCAGGTGGAAGTAAAATTTTCTTAGATATTCCGGGAGAAAAGGATGAAAAACGTGTTGATTCTCTTTTAAGCGGTAAAGGTAATTTGACCTTTTATGTGATTGATAATGAGGCTACTTCTTTGCTTAATGATAGGGTCTTAGAGGCTGGACCCCTTTACTCTATTGCTGATATTAAGGATAGTATGAGATTTGGAGATAATAGGAAAATTTTTCCATTGTATGTTAAAGATTCTTATGGTATTGATGATGAATCTACAGTACGTTATTATGTTGTTGACTCTAGTATTGATAGTTCTTTTGATGGTTCTCATATTAGGGATGCTGGGATTTCAAACAATCATCAAACAGGTAAAGAGATTGTTACATTTAGTTTAGATAATGAGGGAAGTGAGAAGTTTTTTAGATTGACTCAAAGAAACGTTGGTAAAGCTTTGGCTGTGGTTATGGAGGGAAAAATTAAATCAGTGGCTAATATTAATCATGCTATTGCTGGTGGAAATGTTTCAATTCAGGGAGATTCTTTTGATAAAAGGGAAGCTAATGAGCTTGCACTTGTTTTTAAAACAGCGGCTTTCCCAGTTGAAATAAATATAGATGATCTAAGAATTATTGGACCGACTATTGGAGAGAAAACCGTTAAGCTTGGAATAAAGGCATCTCTTCTGGCTCTTGTTTTGGTTTTTTTGTTTATGTTTGTATATTATAAGATGAGTGGTTTTGTAGCAGCGTTTTCATTGGTTATTTATAATCTGTTTTTAATATTGGCAATGCTTTCGGCATTTAACTTTACTTTAACTCTTACAAGTATTGCAGGTCTTGTATTAACTATGGGTATGGCTGTTGATATTAATATAATTATTTATGAGCGGATTAAGGAAGAAATAAAAAATGGTCGAAAATTTGAAAGAGCATTTGAGGATGGTTTTAAAAAAGCTTTTTGGGCAATAATGGATTCGAATATTACAACATTTATTGCTGTGCTGTTTTTAACTCTTCTTGGAACGGGGCCTATTCAGGGTTTTGCATGGTCTTTGTCTATAGGAATTGTAGCATCACTTTTTAGTAGCTTAATCTTTTCAAGGTTTATTTTAGAATTTATTATGTCTTTAAGTAAAAATAAATGTGTAAGTATCTCTTGGAGTTCAAATTATGCAAAGGGTGTTTAA
- a CDS encoding DnaJ C-terminal domain-containing protein, whose translation MSKDYYKILGIQKDATTEEIKKAYKKLAIKYHPDKNKGNKFAEEKFKEINEAYEVLSSPQKKNNYDNFGSADFNNNFNTESFSKGFKNTSFHHFENFELFSNIFGSSTKGILKDKEITIKISLYDAYMGGKKSILTNNEKIEINIPKGTSATTQLRFNGKGNINPISGKRSNLIIKFEISSYKNFTLKERNLETKIRVYPWEIALGSEKIFETIEGKKIKIKIPKDTKNGEKLILKGLGMPALGNTVKGDLKVKLIVDVPKIINDEVKKIYERLKELYN comes from the coding sequence ATGTCTAAAGATTACTACAAAATACTTGGCATACAAAAAGATGCTACAACGGAAGAAATCAAAAAAGCTTACAAAAAACTAGCCATAAAATACCACCCTGATAAAAACAAAGGAAACAAATTTGCTGAAGAAAAATTTAAAGAAATAAATGAAGCATATGAAGTCCTCTCATCTCCACAAAAAAAAAACAACTATGATAATTTTGGAAGCGCAGATTTTAATAATAATTTTAACACAGAATCCTTTAGTAAAGGATTCAAAAACACTAGCTTTCACCATTTTGAAAATTTCGAATTATTCTCAAACATTTTTGGAAGCTCTACAAAAGGAATACTTAAAGATAAAGAGATAACCATTAAAATCTCACTATATGACGCTTATATGGGAGGAAAAAAATCCATATTAACAAACAATGAAAAAATTGAAATCAATATTCCAAAAGGAACAAGTGCAACTACTCAACTAAGGTTCAATGGAAAAGGCAATATAAATCCAATATCTGGAAAAAGAAGTAACTTAATTATAAAATTTGAAATATCAAGTTATAAAAATTTTACCTTAAAGGAACGAAATCTAGAAACAAAAATTAGGGTATATCCATGGGAAATAGCTTTGGGTAGCGAAAAAATTTTTGAAACAATTGAAGGTAAAAAAATAAAAATAAAGATTCCAAAAGATACAAAAAATGGAGAAAAACTCATCTTAAAAGGTCTTGGAATGCCTGCACTTGGAAATACTGTTAAAGGAGACCTTAAAGTTAAGCTAATAGTAGATGTTCCCAAAATCATCAATGATGAAGTAAAAAAAATTTACGAAAGATTAAAGGAATTATATAATTAA
- the rpiA gene encoding ribose 5-phosphate isomerase A has translation MEEQKRLVSQYAIDHYVKSNMHLGIGTGKTVFYAIKYLSEKIKSGDLKNLKLYPTSSNTKYLLARENITYESKFTKFSKNIDITIDGADKILLEKKTLIKGGGAAHLMEKIVSYNSDKLLIIADETKIVQTLGEKISVPIEIVPDALPFITANLEKMNFNPILRTCKSKAGPLISDNNNYILDIEMNIENPKGAEKYFKLIPGILEIGIFNHQNTKIVYYQNGKVKET, from the coding sequence ATGGAAGAACAAAAAAGATTAGTCTCACAATATGCAATTGATCACTATGTAAAAAGCAATATGCACCTTGGGATTGGAACAGGAAAAACCGTTTTTTATGCCATTAAATATTTAAGCGAAAAAATAAAATCGGGAGATTTAAAAAATCTAAAACTTTACCCAACAAGCAGCAATACAAAATATTTACTTGCAAGAGAAAATATTACATACGAGTCTAAATTTACAAAATTTAGCAAAAATATAGATATCACGATTGATGGAGCTGATAAAATTTTATTAGAAAAAAAAACTCTAATAAAGGGTGGTGGAGCAGCTCATTTAATGGAAAAGATAGTATCATACAATTCTGATAAATTATTAATTATTGCAGATGAAACAAAAATTGTACAAACTTTAGGAGAAAAAATATCTGTACCAATTGAAATTGTTCCAGATGCTCTTCCGTTTATTACAGCTAATCTAGAAAAAATGAACTTTAACCCTATTTTAAGAACTTGTAAATCTAAAGCAGGTCCATTAATAAGTGATAATAATAACTACATTTTAGATATAGAAATGAATATTGAAAATCCTAAAGGTGCTGAAAAATACTTTAAACTAATTCCAGGAATACTTGAAATTGGAATTTTCAATCACCAAAACACAAAAATTGTATATTATCAAAATGGAAAAGTTAAAGAAACTTAA
- a CDS encoding transcriptional repressor: MNNNTTEVHSTLEKVGITNDPILLKSLTTELGMKASHSRNRIILHIASNPREYFTAKEIYNKLIKEIPSLSKATVYNTLNILKERNILKDIKTTDQKETRFYLSLTSTIAHFKCNKCNQVYPIQLDDIKDILKDKLGEEWKTKSIEIIYSGACNNCHQQSKKEKSNIDYDNNQKENNP; encoded by the coding sequence ATGAACAACAACACAACAGAGGTACATTCTACTTTAGAAAAAGTCGGAATTACTAATGACCCTATCTTACTAAAATCATTAACAACCGAGTTAGGCATGAAAGCCTCTCATTCAAGAAATAGAATAATTTTACACATTGCATCAAATCCAAGAGAGTATTTTACAGCAAAAGAAATTTACAACAAATTAATAAAAGAAATACCTAGTTTATCAAAAGCAACAGTGTATAATACATTGAACATCTTGAAAGAGCGTAACATCCTAAAAGATATAAAAACAACCGACCAAAAAGAAACAAGGTTCTACTTAAGCTTGACTTCTACAATAGCTCACTTTAAATGCAACAAATGCAATCAAGTTTACCCCATCCAACTTGATGACATTAAAGATATTCTGAAAGACAAACTTGGAGAAGAATGGAAAACTAAATCCATTGAAATTATTTATTCAGGGGCATGTAACAATTGTCATCAACAATCTAAAAAAGAAAAATCTAATATAGACTATGACAATAATCAAAAGGAAAACAATCCATGA